In one Diabrotica virgifera virgifera chromosome 7, PGI_DIABVI_V3a genomic region, the following are encoded:
- the LOC114329282 gene encoding enkurin has protein sequence MSVILITKHNENIYNIYKAPSEKKKQPYKSKFREITEDKRLQVQSYIQQKEHATMGVPEVEPPDPHNYLKKRTGKPCYLGKDVIKREKVKLKMDVPKLAECLKAYKPAKTSKNFIIENVKTIHQMKPKEPVPTVVIDRQGNKQPLKAGLEPIYIKIPPFGKTPAYLKRFIDQKEKEYQMKKDASGVEQPLCKYITRDQREALLNGLKQNWEELQQQYQGLPILTDTIPKILRKSKMEADLKQLEKDIVLLERHPYIYVYEDDEIQ, from the exons ATGTCCGTAATTTTAATAACCAAGCACAATGAGAACATTTACAATATTTATAAAGCCCCCAGTGAAAAAAAGAAACAACCGTACAAATCTAAATTTAGGGAAATTACCGAAGACAAACGGTTACAGGTACAATCGTATATCCAGCAAAAGGAACATGCCACGATGGGGGTACCAGAAGTAGAACCGCCTGATCCTCATAATTATCTTAAAAAACGAACAG GCAAGCCGTGCTACCTTGGTAAAGACGTTATTAAAAGagaaaaagtaaaattaaaaatggacgtACCGAAGCTCGCTGAATGTCTAAAGGCGTACAAACCCGCAAAGACTTCCAAAAACTTTATAATTGAAAATGTAAAAACTATCCATCAAATGAAACCTAAGGAACCAGTACCCACAGTAGTGATAGATCGGCAAG GTAACAAACAGCCTCTGAAAGCAGGCCTGGAACCCATCTACATAAAAATCCCACCGTTTGGCAAGACGCCCGCATATCTAAAGCGATTCATCGACCAAAAAGAAAAGGAATACCAGATGAAGAAAGACGCCAGCGGAGTAGAACAACCTTTATGCAAATACATCACGAGAGATCAAAGAGAGGCATTGCTGAAC GGTCTTAAACAAAACTGGGAAGAACTCCAGCAACAATATCAGGGACTCCCAATTTTAACGGATACCATACCCAAAATTCTACGAAAATCCAAAATGGAGGCAGATCTTAAGCAGTTAGAAAAAGACATTGTTCTATTAGAAAGGCATCCgtatatttatgtttatgaggACGATGAAATACAATAA